The proteins below are encoded in one region of Equus caballus isolate H_3958 breed thoroughbred chromosome 18, TB-T2T, whole genome shotgun sequence:
- the PHOSPHO2 gene encoding pyridoxal phosphate phosphatase PHOSPHO2: MKILLVFDFDHTIIDDNSDTRIVQCAPEKKLPIELQDSYEKGFWTKFMGRVFKYLGDEGVTEDEMKRAVTSMPLTPGMVELLNFIRKNKDKFECIIISDSNSVFINWVLEATNFRDVFDKVFTNPAAFDSNGLLTVENYHTHSCNRCPKNLCKNVVLVEFVDKQLQQGVNYARIVYIGDGGNDVCPVMFLKKNDVAMPRKGYTLQKTLSRMSQNLEPTESSVVVWSSGVEIISHLLFLIKE, translated from the coding sequence ATGAAAATTTTGCTGGTTTTTGACTTTGACCATACAATCATAGATGACAATAGTGACACCAGGATTGTACAATGTGCTCCAGAGAAAAAGCTTCCTATCGAACTACAAGACTCTTATGAAAAGGGATTTTGGACAAAATTTATGGGCAGAGTCTTTAAGTATTTGGGAGATGAAGGTGTAacagaagatgaaatgaaaagagCAGTGACATCAATGCCTCTCACTCCAGGGATGGTGgaacttttaaactttataagaaaGAACAAGGATAAATTTGAGTGCATTATTATTTCAGATTCAAATTCAGTCTTCATAAATTGGGTTTTAGAAGCTACCAATTTTCGAGATGTGTTTGATAAAGTATTTACAAATCCAGCAGCTTTTGATAGCAATGGTCTTCTCACAGTGGAAAATTATCATACTCATTCTTGTAATAGATGCccaaaaaatctttgcaaaaatGTAGTTTTGGTAGAATTTGTAGATAAACAGTTACAGCAGGGAGTGAATTATGCACGAATTGTTTATATAGGTGATGGTGGAAATGACGTCTGTCcagtaatgtttttaaagaagaatgatGTTGCCATGCCACGGAAAGGATATACTTTACAGAAAACTCTTTCCAGAATGTCTCAAAATCTTGAGCCTACAGAATCTTCTGTTGTAGTTTGGTCTTCAGGTGTTGAAATAATTtctcatttactatttctaataaaGGAGTAA